A segment of the Verrucomicrobiota bacterium genome:
GCCCTTGGTTTTCTTCCATTTGTGGCATTTTTCCGCTTGTGGCATTTCCCTCCGCCGCCCGCGGCTTGAGGTGCGGAAACAGGATCACGTCCCGGATGGATTCGGCGCCGGTGAGCATCATGACCAACCGGTCGATACCCAGGCCGATGCCGCCGGCGGGCGGCATCCCGTGCTCGAGTGCGAGCAGGAAATCTTCATCGATCTTCTGCACTTCCTCACCGGCCTGGGCAAGCAACCGTTCCCGTTGCACGACGGGGTCATTGAGTTCCGAGTAGCCGGGTGAGAGTTCCTGGCCGTTAACGATCAGTTCGTACACGTCAACGATGGCCGGGTCCTGCAGGTTCTGTTTGGCCAGGGGCACGAGTTCCTTCGGCAGATGGGTGACGAAAAGCGGGTCGATCGTCTTTTCTTCGATCAGCTTTTCAAACATTTGCTGGGTGATTTCGAATTCCTCCATCTCGGGGCGGACCTCGACGTTCAACTCCGCGCAGCGCGCCAGTTTTTCCTGCCTGGAGCGTCCGAACCACGCCGGATCGATCCCGGTGATCAGGTCGTGGTACCGGGCCCGCCGCCATGGCCGCTGGAGGTTGATGGTTTTGGTCAGGTCACCTGCGGCATTCCGGTGCTCGATTTGCAAGGTGCCGGCTGCCTTTTCGGCGAGGGTGCAGACCAGTTCTTCGACCAGGTTGGCCATCATCTCGAAATCCGCGTACGCCCAATAGGCCTCCAGCATCGTAAACTCGGGGTTGTGCCGGCGGGAAACGCCTTCGTTGCGGAAGTTCCGGTTCAATTCGAAGATTTTAGGGTACCCGCCGACGAGCAGCCGTTTCAGGTAAAGCTCGGGGGCGATGCGCAGGTACAGGTCCATGCCGAGCGCGTTGTGATGAGTCTGGAACGGCCGGGCGGCAGCGCCTCCGGCGATGGCTTGCATCATCGGGGTTTCGACCTCGATGAAACCGCGGCCGGAGAGGAACTGCCGGATCTCCTGGACGATGCGGCTGCGTTGCAGGAAGACTGTGCGCGAATCCGGGTTTGCCAACAGATCCAGGTAACGCTGGCGGTAACGGGTTTCGACATCCGCCACGCCGTGCCATTTGTCCGGCAACGGCCGGAGCGCCTTGCTCAAAACCTGGAACGACTCCGCCCGCACGGTGAGTTCACCGGTTCGCGTGATGAAGCAGGCGCCGTTTACCCCGATGAAATCGCCCGTGTCGAGCAGATCGAACGTTTCGGCTTCGTCCGGCGACAACCCTTTCAGACTGATAAAAATCTGGATCCGGCCGGTGATGTCGCTGAGGTCGAGGAACTGGCTTTTGCCCATGTTACGGTGGGCGGTGATGCGGCCGGCCACCCGCACCTTTTGACCTTCGACAAATTTCTCGCGAACTTCCGCGATCGTCCCGTCGGCTTCGAACCGGGCGCCGAAGGCGTTTACGCCTCGCGCCTGGAGCCGGTGCAGTTTCTGTCGACGGATCGCGAGAAGCTCGTTTTCTTCCATGGGGACGTACTCAAGCGTAAATCCGGGCAACGTCCAGGCCGGTGCCGGCTGGTTTGTCGGTTGCCTGCCTTCGGGGAGCGTCAACGCGCCCCCTTCAGATCACCGGCGTTTTGGTGTCCGTGAGATAATTAAACAGTTCCTCGAACTCGATCCGCAGCACGGTGGCAAGCTCTTCGGAAATGCCCGTTCCCGATTCCTCCACCAGGTCGGTTACGTAGACCGGGTCCCAGAGCGGGTGCGCTGCGATGGCCTGGCTGTTGACGACGGCATGCCGGTAGATCTCGGCCGAGGCGGGATGCGCGGCGGCCCGGCTGAACCAGTACCGGGCGTTGTCGAAGTCGCCTTCGACCCGGTGAATCATCCCATGGATGTAAGCTCCATCGGGACCGGACATAGGCTGCACGATTTCGTGAGCGGCATTAAGGTTGCCGGCCGTGTACCAGAGAAGTGCCCGAACGCAGGCGGCCTTCTGCGGTTCCGGCAGGTCCAGGCTGCTGTCGGTAATGGCTTCAATCTGGGCAAGCAACTGAGGATCCGGTGCAGGTTCGTCTGGCGAAATCCGCGGCAGTTTTGCTTTGGCCAGAAGTGCGCGTACGTCCTGTAGTAACATGGCACAATGTGTCATCCCCTCAGGGGTTGAGCAACGGGCCGTCGCTGCCGCGCCGCTGCGTCACCGGAACCATGCCGGCGACGCTCGACCCCGGCCGCCGTACCAGCCGGCCGGGAGCCCGTCATCCTTCGAAATGACCGTGGCGCTCGTCAATAATGATGTCGCGGTAAGTCATCCCGGCCGGGATCATCGGCAGGACGTGTTCGGTGTAAGGCGTCATCACGTCCAGGACGTAACACTCATCGGACGCCAGCATGCGCTCCAGCGCCGGGCGAAGATCCGCCTTGTGCAGGATGCGTTCGCACTTGATGCCGAAACCGGAACAAATCTGGATGTAATCCGGGTAGATGCGTTCGCGGTCCCGCGGGTCGCCGAGGAAGGTGTGGCCACGATTCCCTTTATAGAAGCGGTCTTCCCATTGCACCACCATGCCGAGGTGCTGGTTATTGAGGATGATCGTCTTGGCGGCAATGCCTTCGATATGGGCGCACGCCAGCTCCTGCACGTTCATCAGGAACGAGCCGTCACCATCGATATCGATCACCTGCTTGTCCGGGTGCGCCACCTTCGCTCCCATCGCCGCCGGAAATCCAAACCCCATGGCGCCGAGACCGGCGGACGTCAGGAATTGCCGGGGCCGGCTGAAGTTATAATACTGGCCCGCCCACATCTGGTGCTGGCCGACGCCGGTCGTGATGATGGCGTCGCCCTGCGTCAACTCGTACAGCAGCTTGATCACGTGCTGCGGCTGAATCGCGTCCTCGGTGTCCTTGAAATCCAACGGGTAGCGCTTTTTCCAGCGGTTGATCTGATCATACCATTCCGGGTTCGTGCTGAACCCGGTCTGGACGCGCTCCTGGCCGCCATTCCGGAGCAGGCGATTCAACTCGGACAGCGCGTATTTGATGTCGCTGTGGATCGGGAGCTTGACGACTTTATTTTTGTTGAGCTCCGAATAATCGATGTCGATGTGCACGATCGTCCCGTGCTCGGCGAATTTTGCGACCTTGCCCGTGACGCGGTCATCGAACCGCACCCCGAGCGCGAGCAGGAGATCGGCCTCGTTCACGGCGCAGTTGGCGTAAACGGTGCCGTGCATGCCGAGCCACTTGAGCGAGAGCGGGTGGTTTTCCGGGAAACCGCCGATCCCCATCAAGGTGGTCGCGACCGGGATCTGGGCGCGCTCAGCGAATTCCAGCAAATCGTCCGCCGCGTTGGCGGTGATGATGCCGCCCCCGGCGTAGATCATGGGGCGCCGGGCGGATTTGATCAGGCCGATGACTTCGTTGAGGGCGACCGGGTCGGCTTTGGGCGGCAGCTGGTAGCCGCGCAGGGTCACCTCCGAGGGAAACACCGGCTGGGTGCTCTGGTTCTGAATGTTCTTGGGGATGTCGATGACCACGGGGCCGGGCCGGCCGGTCTGGGCGATGTGAAACGCCTCTTTAACCACGCGCGGGATTTCGTGGATGTCCATCACCAGGTAGCTGTGCTTGACCACCGGCAAGGTCATCCCGAACACGTCCGTTTCCTGAAAGGCGCCGCGGCCGATCATTTCCTGCGGCACCTGTCCGGTAATGGCAACGAGCGGCACCGAATCCATGTAGGCGTCAGCGATGCCGGTCACCAGGTTGGTTGCGCCGGGGCCGGAAGTGGCCATGCACACGCCGGCCTTACCCGTCGCCCGCCCGTAGCCGCCGGCGGCGAAGACGCCGCCTTGCTCATGCCGGGGCAGGATCGTGCGAATCTTGCTCGAGCGGGTGAGCGCCTGATGGATCGGCATGCTGGCGCCGCCCGGATAAGCGAAGATTACTTCCACCCCCTCCCGCTCCAGGGAGGCGACGAGGATCTCGGCGCCGTTCATCATTTCGCCTCGCTGCGGCAACGGGCGCGTGCTGACCGGGTTTTGGGTGGTAGAAGTATTCATAGAAGGAAAAAGGCCAAATATTATAGGGGGTTAGAGAATGCGCAGCAACCAGGAGTTTGCAAACCGGCGGTTCGAAGGTTGGTTTTAGACCGCAATCATCCGTTCTCCTATGATCACACGACGCAACGCTCTCAAAACGGCCGCCTTCGCCGCGGGCGCCTTTACCCTGGCCCCTCACCTGCTCAAAGCCCAGGCCGCTTCACCGGCGGTCAACGGCACCTACCCGTTCAAATTACCGGATCTCCCTTACGGTTACGACGCCATGGAACCGTACATCGACACCCTCACGATGCACCTGCACCATGACAAGCACCACGCGGCTTACGTCGAGAATCTCAACAAGGCTTTGGCGGATGCCGGTGAACCGTTCCATAAAATGACCGTCGAAGACCTCCTCCTGCATCTGGACGAATTGCCGGAAAAGGTCCGGACGGTCGTGCGCAATAACGGCGGGGGTCACTACAACCACTCGCTCTTCTGGCAGATGCTGAAGAAAAATGAGGGCGGCCAACCCACGGGGGAACTGGCCGCGGCAATCAAGGAGACTTTCGGCGGGTACCCGGAATTTCAGCAAAAATTCTCAGCGGCTGCCGCCAGCGTCTTCGGGAGCGGCTGGGCCTGGCTCGGGGTAGACGATAAAAACCTGAAAATCGGCACAACGCCCAACCAGGATAACCCGATTTCCAAATCGGATCGGAAGGTGGTTCCGCTGCTCGGCCTGGACGTGTGGGAACACGCTTACTACCTGAAGTACCAAAACCGGCGCGCGGAATACATCAAGGCATTCTGGAACGTGGTAAACTGGGACTACGTGGGCCAGCGTTACAAGGATAACCTGACGGCGTAAAAAGGCTGGGAAAGGGCGGAACCGACAAAACGCGTCCGTCCGGCGCTTTGGATCGGCTCAGGGTACGCGCCATTGCTCTTTGGTTAAGGGCGGAGGGGAGCGAAGGACTGCTCCCCTCCGGGACGAAGGCGGCCTCGGAAAACGCCTCATGAACTCAGGCTTGGCATTTGGGATTTTCCTGGCATTGATGCCTGCCTCATGGTTCGCCTTTTTGATCTCAACCCGCAGCAGCTGGAAGCGGTCAAAACCACCCGGGGACCGGTCCTGATCCTGGCCGGCGCCGGTACCGGCAAGACCCGGGTGATCACGATGCGGGTCAGCTACCTGCTGACCGAAGGCGTCTCACCCGACAAGATCCTGGCGGTAACCTTCACCAATAAGGCAGCCAATGAGATGCGGGAACGCATCGCGGGCATGGTTGACCGCGCCCAGGCGAAGAAGCTGACCATCTGCACCTTTCACGCGCTCTGCGTCCGGATCCTGCGCCAAAACATCGGCGCGCTCGGTTACAAAACCAATTTCACCATCTACGACGAGGGCGATCAGCTTGGCCTGATCAAAAAGCTCATCAACCGCGTCTCGGCCCGGGACGAAAAACTCGACCCGAACGCCGCCAAGAATTTCATCAGCAAAGCAAAAAATCAGCACTGGAAAATCGTCCCTCCGGACCGGGCGGAGACGCTGGCGGCGGCGGTGTTCCACCGCTACCAGGAAGAGTTAAAGAACCTGAACGCGGTTGATTTTGATGACCTGCTGTTGCTGACGGTCAAACTGCTGGATGAACACCCGGAGATCCTGGCCCGGTGGCGAGCCAGGTACGAGCACGTCATGGTCGACGAGTTCCAGGATACCAACCGGCTTCAATTTGAGCTGGTGCGGCAGTTGGCGGGCGAACACCGGAACGTCTGCGTCGTCGGTGACGACGACCAGTCAATCTACGGCTGGCGCGGCGCCGAGATCGCCAACATCCTCGAGTTCGAGGACCATTTTCCCCGGCCCCGCATCGTCAAACTGGAACAGAACTATCGGAGCACGAACGCGATCCTCGGCGCGGCCAACAGCGTGATCCGGCGTAACCCGCGCCGGCGGCCCAAGGTCCTCTGGAGCGAAAACGGCGACGGCGAAAAGGTGCGCATCGTCGAGGCGCCGGACGATCGTGAAGAAGCGACGTTTGTCGTTTCCGAGTTGCAGCAGCGGCATCAGCTTGAACAGGCCGGTTGGAAGGATTTCGCGATCATTTTCCGGATGAACGCGCAGGCACGGGTGATCGAGGAACAGCTGCGGCGGCTGCAAATCCCTTATCATCTGATCGGCGGCAGGAGTTTCTTCGACCGGCGCGAGGTGAAAGATTTCCTGGCTTACCTTACCTGTTTTCATAATCCGCAGGACGACGTGAACCTGCTCCGGATCATCAATACGCCGGCCCGCGGGATCGGCAGCACGACGATCGAACTGACGATTGAGGAGAGCCGGCGGGCCGGAAAAAGCGTTTTCGAGACGTTGCAGGCGCCCGCTTTCCTTGGACTGCTTTCGAACCGAACGCGCACGGCAGTCGAGGCGTTTGTGCATTTACTCGACGAATACGAAACGGCTGCGCAACAGCCCCTGGCTGATTTATCCCAGGTCGCCGGCCGGCTTCTGGCCGAGATCGGTTACTTCGACGACTTGCGGCGGACCTGCAAGACGCCTGAGGAAGCGCTGGATCGGGAGGAGAACGTCCGGGCGATGGTTCGCACGCTGGCGGAATACCAGGCGCGTTCAACTGAGGGGCTGGCCGGGTTTCTGGCCGAAACCGTCCTGGACCAGGAACGCGAGGAAAAGAAAACCGATGACCGCGACGGGGTGACCCTGATCACGCTGCACGCCGCCAAGGGGCTGGAATTCCGGCACGTCTTCCTGGTGGGCGTTGAAGAAGGCATTCTGCCCCACGACCGTTCCAAACTGGAAGGGTCCCTCGATGAAGAGCGGCGCCTGTTGTACGTCGGGATGACCCGTGCCCGGCAGAGCCTTACCCTGACGCATTGCAACACGCGGATGCGCTACGGCAGCGCCAGCCCGTGCACCCCAAGTTCGTTCCTGAAGGAAATCGACGGCCGGTTCGTCGAGCACGTGAATTTTCACAAGCTCGCCAATGCCCCCGCCAGCGAGGGCACCGCCCGTTCCCATTTTGCGCGGATGAAGCAGTTGCTCTCAGGTGACGGAGGATGAGTTCGGCGTTCGGCGTTCGGAGTTCGGGGTTCGGCGTGGGCATGCGGCCTGCAGGGCGCTGGGAGCACGGTCCACTTTGCTCCAAGGGCGTTTTCACGGCACCGCGTTAAACCGCGACCACGGTCGGAAGGCCGCTCCGAACTCCGAACCCCGAACTCCGAGCTCCGAACCCGCACCCGATTGACGGCCCGCCCGATTACCCCTACGCTGGTCCATGTCCTTAGTTCAGAATGCCGACTTTGAGTATCGGGTCGAAAAGCTGAGTCGCCTGGACGTGGAGGCTTTTACACCGTTTTTCGAGCGTCTCCCCCGCGATCCTTACGTGAGCGGCAACTATCGCCGGCGCCGCTTTTCACGGTTCCGAGGGCAGCCGGACCGGCTGACCCGGCTCGAGCACAAGTATTTCGAGCAGAGTTCGGCGGTGAACAAGCTGGCCGGCGGGATCAAACGGGATTTTGCTGAACTTGAGGACGCCCTGATGAACCTGCCCGAATTTCAGCGGCTGGTTGCCGTGTTCATTGATGCCGCCAGGATCGACCTGAACGCCGTCGAAGCAGGCGTTCACCAGATTCGCATCGTGGCGGAGCCCGGACAGCAGGGTGAACCGGCTCCGGAAGGCATTCACCAGGACGGGTTCGATTTTGTGGGCATCTTTTGTATCCGGCGCGAAAACATCACGGGCGCCGAAACTCACCTTTACACCAACCCTCAGCAACGGCCGCCGCTGTTCGCAAAGGAATTGCAGCCGGGGGAGTTTGTCCTGGTTAATGACCGGAGCTTATACCATTACACCAGCGCCATCCGGCCCGCCGGCGAGGGCGAGGGAATCAGGGATGTGTTTGTGATGACGGCCTGAATCCTTGCCGGGAGCGGCGGTTATGCTGATGGCCGGCCCGGAATGCTTCGGCCGGAGGGCGAAGCTTATCCTTCAAGCGTGAACAAGTTTTCTGGTGTATCGTCCTACTGGTTGTATGCATGCATTTCCGACTGAGTGGGCGCGGGCGCAGTTTCCCGCGTTGCAGCTCGCCATCGAAGGTCAGCCCGCCATTTTTCTTGATGGACCCGGCGGAACGCAGGTGCCGGAACCGGTGATTAAAGCCGTCGGCGATTATTACCGGAAAAATAACAGCAACCTCGGCGGCAAATTCATCACGAGCCAGAACACCGCCGAACTCGTGCAGAAGGCACGGGCGCAACTGGCGGAGTTCCTGAACGCGCGAGCGCCGGAAGAAATCGTTTTCGGTGCCAACATGACGACCTTGACGTTCAGCCTCAGCCGTGCCCTGGCGCGGACCTGGCAGGCGGGCGACGAGGTGATCGTTACTTCCCTCGACCACGACGCGAACATTACCCCGTGGCGGGTAGCGGCCGCTGAAAGGGGAGCCGTGGTTCGCACGTGGGAGTGCGACCTGGAAACCTGCACGTTGGCGCTGGCAGACCTGCAAAGGCTGCTTACCCCCAGGACCCGGCTGGTGGCGGTCACCCTCGCCTCGAACGCGCTCGGTTCTGTCACCGATGTGGCATCGGTCTGCCGGTTGGCGCACCGGAGCGGCGCTCAAGCGTTCGTGGACGCAGTCCACTTTGCGCCGCATGGCCCGATCGATGTGCAGGGATTGGACTGCGATTACCTGGCCTGCTCGGCTTACAAATTTTTCGGGCCGCACCTCGGCGTGCTCTGGGGACGCGCCCAACTCCTGGAACAGTTGGAAAGCTACAAAGTTCGCCCCGCCTGCAGCCATGCCCCAGGCAAATGGGAAACCGGAACGCAGAGTTTTGAGGCGATCGCCGGTACCGCAGCAGCCCTGGCTTACCTACGAGACGTTGGTTATCGCACCAGCGGGCGGGCCATCCTCCACGACGCGATGAATGTGATTCGCGAGCACGAAATGCATCTCAGCCAAGCCTTCCTTGAAGGGGTCCGAAGCCAGCACCGCATCGAGATTTACGGATCAGCCGACCCGGAGAGGTGCGAGACGCGGACCCCGACCTTCGCCTTTCGGGTGCATGGCGTCGCGCCGGCCGAAGTGGCCGCAAGATTAGCGCAGGCCGGCATCTTCGTGTGGTCGGGGCATTTCTATGCGGTCGACCTCGTCGATCGCCTCGGGCTGGATGAAGATGGCGGGCTGGTTCGCGCCGGGTTTGTGCATTACAATACCCTGGAGGAAGTCGAGCGAACGTTGGACGCCCTGGCCCGGATCTGAATGCCACGAACTCGGTAACGCGTAACGCGTAACGGGTAACGGGTACTGGTTAAAGTTCGGGGTTTGATCACACGGCGAACGCGGTGGGAAGAGGAACACCGAAGTCGACACCGGCATCCAGCACCCATGATGCCGCTCCGAACTGAACTCGTTACGCGTTACCCGCTACCCGTTACGCGTTTTTGCTCGAAGTGGCTCATCGCGATGAAGGCTTCATAACGCTGGCTGATGTCCTTTTCAGACAGCTGTACCATTCGCTCGACGCTGAAAGCTTCCACGCAGAAGCTGGCCATCAGGCTCCCATGAACCACGGCGCGCTTGAGGTCGTCGAACGTCACCTCCGCCTTGTTTTGTCCCGAGAGGAAACCGGCCAGGCCGCCGGCAAACGTATCACCCGCGCCGGTGGGATCCTGCACGTTTTCCAATGGATAAGCGCCGCAGCTGAAAAAGCCCTCTTTCGAGAGAAGAATGCAGCCGTGTTCGCCCTTTTTGATCGCCACGTATCTGGGTCCGAAACCAAGGATAGCCCGTCCGGCACGGATCAGATTATCTTCTTCCGTGAACTGCCGCGCCTCGCTGTCGTTAAGCACGAGAAGATCCACCCGCGGCAGCAACTTCAGCAATTCCGGGCGCGCGGTCATGATCCAAAGGTCCATCGTATCCGCCACGACGAAGCGAG
Coding sequences within it:
- the lysS gene encoding lysine--tRNA ligase — encoded protein: MEENELLAIRRQKLHRLQARGVNAFGARFEADGTIAEVREKFVEGQKVRVAGRITAHRNMGKSQFLDLSDITGRIQIFISLKGLSPDEAETFDLLDTGDFIGVNGACFITRTGELTVRAESFQVLSKALRPLPDKWHGVADVETRYRQRYLDLLANPDSRTVFLQRSRIVQEIRQFLSGRGFIEVETPMMQAIAGGAAARPFQTHHNALGMDLYLRIAPELYLKRLLVGGYPKIFELNRNFRNEGVSRRHNPEFTMLEAYWAYADFEMMANLVEELVCTLAEKAAGTLQIEHRNAAGDLTKTINLQRPWRRARYHDLITGIDPAWFGRSRQEKLARCAELNVEVRPEMEEFEITQQMFEKLIEEKTIDPLFVTHLPKELVPLAKQNLQDPAIVDVYELIVNGQELSPGYSELNDPVVQRERLLAQAGEEVQKIDEDFLLALEHGMPPAGGIGLGIDRLVMMLTGAESIRDVILFPHLKPRAAEGNATSGKMPQMEENQGRNE
- the ilvB gene encoding biosynthetic-type acetolactate synthase large subunit → MNTSTTQNPVSTRPLPQRGEMMNGAEILVASLEREGVEVIFAYPGGASMPIHQALTRSSKIRTILPRHEQGGVFAAGGYGRATGKAGVCMATSGPGATNLVTGIADAYMDSVPLVAITGQVPQEMIGRGAFQETDVFGMTLPVVKHSYLVMDIHEIPRVVKEAFHIAQTGRPGPVVIDIPKNIQNQSTQPVFPSEVTLRGYQLPPKADPVALNEVIGLIKSARRPMIYAGGGIITANAADDLLEFAERAQIPVATTLMGIGGFPENHPLSLKWLGMHGTVYANCAVNEADLLLALGVRFDDRVTGKVAKFAEHGTIVHIDIDYSELNKNKVVKLPIHSDIKYALSELNRLLRNGGQERVQTGFSTNPEWYDQINRWKKRYPLDFKDTEDAIQPQHVIKLLYELTQGDAIITTGVGQHQMWAGQYYNFSRPRQFLTSAGLGAMGFGFPAAMGAKVAHPDKQVIDIDGDGSFLMNVQELACAHIEGIAAKTIILNNQHLGMVVQWEDRFYKGNRGHTFLGDPRDRERIYPDYIQICSGFGIKCERILHKADLRPALERMLASDECYVLDVMTPYTEHVLPMIPAGMTYRDIIIDERHGHFEG
- a CDS encoding superoxide dismutase; its protein translation is MITRRNALKTAAFAAGAFTLAPHLLKAQAASPAVNGTYPFKLPDLPYGYDAMEPYIDTLTMHLHHDKHHAAYVENLNKALADAGEPFHKMTVEDLLLHLDELPEKVRTVVRNNGGGHYNHSLFWQMLKKNEGGQPTGELAAAIKETFGGYPEFQQKFSAAAASVFGSGWAWLGVDDKNLKIGTTPNQDNPISKSDRKVVPLLGLDVWEHAYYLKYQNRRAEYIKAFWNVVNWDYVGQRYKDNLTA
- a CDS encoding UvrD-helicase domain-containing protein, which produces MVRLFDLNPQQLEAVKTTRGPVLILAGAGTGKTRVITMRVSYLLTEGVSPDKILAVTFTNKAANEMRERIAGMVDRAQAKKLTICTFHALCVRILRQNIGALGYKTNFTIYDEGDQLGLIKKLINRVSARDEKLDPNAAKNFISKAKNQHWKIVPPDRAETLAAAVFHRYQEELKNLNAVDFDDLLLLTVKLLDEHPEILARWRARYEHVMVDEFQDTNRLQFELVRQLAGEHRNVCVVGDDDQSIYGWRGAEIANILEFEDHFPRPRIVKLEQNYRSTNAILGAANSVIRRNPRRRPKVLWSENGDGEKVRIVEAPDDREEATFVVSELQQRHQLEQAGWKDFAIIFRMNAQARVIEEQLRRLQIPYHLIGGRSFFDRREVKDFLAYLTCFHNPQDDVNLLRIINTPARGIGSTTIELTIEESRRAGKSVFETLQAPAFLGLLSNRTRTAVEAFVHLLDEYETAAQQPLADLSQVAGRLLAEIGYFDDLRRTCKTPEEALDREENVRAMVRTLAEYQARSTEGLAGFLAETVLDQEREEKKTDDRDGVTLITLHAAKGLEFRHVFLVGVEEGILPHDRSKLEGSLDEERRLLYVGMTRARQSLTLTHCNTRMRYGSASPCTPSSFLKEIDGRFVEHVNFHKLANAPASEGTARSHFARMKQLLSGDGG
- a CDS encoding 2OG-Fe dioxygenase family protein, which translates into the protein MSLVQNADFEYRVEKLSRLDVEAFTPFFERLPRDPYVSGNYRRRRFSRFRGQPDRLTRLEHKYFEQSSAVNKLAGGIKRDFAELEDALMNLPEFQRLVAVFIDAARIDLNAVEAGVHQIRIVAEPGQQGEPAPEGIHQDGFDFVGIFCIRRENITGAETHLYTNPQQRPPLFAKELQPGEFVLVNDRSLYHYTSAIRPAGEGEGIRDVFVMTA
- a CDS encoding cysteine desulfurase-like protein, whose protein sequence is MHAFPTEWARAQFPALQLAIEGQPAIFLDGPGGTQVPEPVIKAVGDYYRKNNSNLGGKFITSQNTAELVQKARAQLAEFLNARAPEEIVFGANMTTLTFSLSRALARTWQAGDEVIVTSLDHDANITPWRVAAAERGAVVRTWECDLETCTLALADLQRLLTPRTRLVAVTLASNALGSVTDVASVCRLAHRSGAQAFVDAVHFAPHGPIDVQGLDCDYLACSAYKFFGPHLGVLWGRAQLLEQLESYKVRPACSHAPGKWETGTQSFEAIAGTAAALAYLRDVGYRTSGRAILHDAMNVIREHEMHLSQAFLEGVRSQHRIEIYGSADPERCETRTPTFAFRVHGVAPAEVAARLAQAGIFVWSGHFYAVDLVDRLGLDEDGGLVRAGFVHYNTLEEVERTLDALARI
- a CDS encoding sugar kinase; amino-acid sequence: MSVLIVGSIAIDDIKTPAAHYPDLLGGSASYAALSASYFAPANLVGIVGTDFPQRYLDLFRSRQIDLNGLEIADGKTFRWAGEYEADMNRRQTLHVELNVFETFRPKLPSGYESIPIVLLGNISPELQAHVLDQVRTPRFVVADTMDLWIMTARPELLKLLPRVDLLVLNDSEARQFTEEDNLIRAGRAILGFGPRYVAIKKGEHGCILLSKEGFFSCGAYPLENVQDPTGAGDTFAGGLAGFLSGQNKAEVTFDDLKRAVVHGSLMASFCVEAFSVERMVQLSEKDISQRYEAFIAMSHFEQKRVTGSG